In Miscanthus floridulus cultivar M001 chromosome 8, ASM1932011v1, whole genome shotgun sequence, the sequence CTGAACCGCCGGACCATCTCTTCCACCTGTTCATCCTCCTCGTCGCTGTCCTCGCCGTGCTCAGCGTCACGGAGCCGCTTCCTCATCATATTCTTCTCCTCATCCTCTTCGTCGTGATGCTGATGGTGGACGAAGTGGAACCGCTTCCTGTTCATGCCCTCTGgggcagcctcctcctcctcctcctccagttcctggCCCTCCTCGTCGTGGTGGACGTGGTGGAGACGGTGGCGGCGCATGCCGTGGTGGAAGTGGAACCACCTCCGCAGCATCTCCTTCTTCCACGCCCTGACCGATGTCGCGCGCTCGTCGTCGTGCCCGTCGGCGTCGGCGAACGACGACGGCTCCCTGCCCACCAGCTCCCCCTCTCcgtcactgtccgggagagaacGATCCGGGTCCGGCTCGGCCACGGGCTTCACCTCCTCCGCCTCCCTGGCCTCCTCTGCGGCTGCGGGCAAGATGGCAAGGTGGCTCACCGCCTCGCGCTTCTCGCCGTGGCCAGAATAATGGTCATGGAACCTGCGCGGCGCGTCACGGTCGACGCCGTGGTGACGCTTCCAccagaggtggtggtggaggctgcaagggcggtggcggtggagccgGTGGGACGGCAGGAGGAGGAATTCAAAATCATGCCGCTGCTCCGCCGGGACCGGGAGGGCCTCCTCGTCAGTGGCGCTGGCGCCCGCCTCGGCGGGGAGCGTGGGGTTGGACGACAGCCCAT encodes:
- the LOC136471572 gene encoding uncharacterized protein — translated: MARPSSTATLLLLLVLSLLAVAHCRTVAIAADHAAEPESTAAVAVSDENGLSSNPTLPAEAGASATDEEALPVPAEQRHDFEFLLLPSHRLHRHRPCSLHHHLWWKRHHGVDRDAPRRFHDHYSGHGEKREAVSHLAILPAAAEEAREAEEVKPVAEPDPDRSLPDSDGEGELVGREPSSFADADGHDDERATSVRAWKKEMLRRWFHFHHGMRRHRLHHVHHDEEGQELEEEEEEAAPEGMNRKRFHFVHHQHHDEEDEEKNMMRKRLRDAEHGEDSDEEDEQVEEMVRRFRKAIMKRRFGHGHGRRFFHHDHRHRHAEEAEKQAGGDEQSGVLAWIKGLMNPF